The Triticum aestivum cultivar Chinese Spring chromosome 3A, IWGSC CS RefSeq v2.1, whole genome shotgun sequence genome includes a region encoding these proteins:
- the LOC123062119 gene encoding homeobox-leucine zipper protein ROC9: protein MGSGRPRTKDFFAAPTLSLSLAGAFARNAPSGDEVEEGEEGSGGIIGGPPGEEVEISSADTGPAGSQSGDGSGEEEEGHADGGKRKKRSRKSYHRHTAEQVRVMEAVFKESPHPDEKQRQQLSKQLGLSPRQVKFWFQNRRTQIKATQERHENSLLKSELENLQKENRAMRQLAKGPSRCPSCGAAAASTDGFDAAAANQEQLLQLENAKLRAEVEKLRGALGTAAADGAASPAFSPPFSAATAQMSGNRSPFEVYGAGFVGRNRQSVLELAGRALEELKTMSSSGEPLWVRSVETGRDILNYDEYVRLFRRDDGPGDRRASWSVEASRETGVVYLDATNLVHAFMDVNQWKELFPSMVSKASTLDVIRTGDDDDVHDGAVQLMFAEVQMLTPMVPTREFYFARYCKKLAAEKWAVVDVSFDKAEADVGTSPLVTCWKNPSGCIIQEQTNGHSRVTWVEHTRCRECAVPSMYRAVTASGLAFGARRWVATLQLQCERMVFWVATNVPTRDSNGVSTLAGRRSVLKLAHRMTSSLCRVIGGSRGLAWSRAPRAGAGDVRLTSRTNAGDPGEPQGLIACAVLSTWLPVSPTSLLDFLRDESRRPEWDVTLAGRAVQRRVNLTKGKDRCNCVTAYVSSRADEQGGEWIVQDSCTNPCESIVAYAPVDAAVLQPVIRGHDSSGVALLPCGFAVVPDGLESRPAVITSRKEDGAMAGAGSLVTVAFQVLASSSPAAALSPESAETVTSLASCTLRRVKKALGCQDR from the exons ATGGGGAGCGGCCGGCCGCGCACCAAGGACTTCTTTGCAGCCCCGACGCTCTCCCTCTCGCTC GCAGGTGCGTTTGCCAGGAACGCGCCGAGCGGAGACGAAGTGGAAGAAGGCGAGGAGGGGAGTGGCGGGATAATAGGCGGGCCACCAGGTGAGGAGGTGGAGATAAGCAGCGCGGACACGGGGCCGGCCGGCAGCCAGTCCGGCGACGGCtccggggaagaagaagaaggccatgcCGATGGTGGtaaaaggaagaagaggagcaggaagAGCTACCACAGGCACACCGCTGAACAAGTCAGGGTTATGGAAGC GGTATTCAAAGAGTCGCCACATCCAGACGAAAAGCAGCGGCAGCAACTCAGCAAGCAGCTAGGTCTGTCTCCACGGCAAGTCAAGTTCTGGTTTCAGAACCGACGAACTCAGATCAAG GCAACTCAGGAGCGACACGAGAACTCGCTGCTCAAGTCGGAGCTGGAGAATCTCCAGAAGGAGAACCGCGCCATGAGACAGCTTGCCAAGGGACCCTCACGCTGCCCAAGCTGTGGCGCCGCAGCAGCCTCGACCGATGGCTTCGACGCCGCCGCGGCGAACCAAGAACAGCTGCTGCAGCTGGAGAACGCCAAGCTCAGAGCCGAG GTAGAGAAGCTGCGGGGTGCGCTAGGGACGGCCGCGGCAGACGGAGCCGCCTCCCCGGCCTTCTCGCCGCCGTTCTCCGCGGCCACCGCCCAGATGAGCGGTAACCGGAGCCCGTTCGAAGTTTACGGTGCCGGCTTCGTGGGCCGCAACAGGCAGAGCGTCCTGGAGCTGGCCGGCCGCGCGCTGGAAGAACTCAAGACGATGTCTTCCTCCGGTGAGCCTCTCTGGGTACGGAGCGTCGAGACCGGTCGAGACATTCTCAACTACGATGAGTACGTGCGCCTGTTCCggcgcgatgatggccccggcgatcGGCGGGCCAGCTGGTCCGTCGAGGCGTCACGTGAAACCGGGGTGGTTTACCTTGACGCGACGAACCTAGTGCATGCTTTCATGGACGTG AACCAATGGAAAGAGCTCTTCCCTTCCATGGTCTCCAAGGCATCGACGCTGGACGTGATCCGcaccggcgacgacgacgatgtACACGACGGCGCGGTGCAACTG ATGTTTGCAGAGGTCCAGATGCTGACGCCAATGGTACCCACAAGAGAGTTCTACTTCGCCCGCTACTGCAAGAAGCTGGCCGCGGAGAAATGGGCCGTCGTCGACGTGTCCTTCGACAAGGCTGAAGCCGACGTCGGCACGTCGCCGCTGGTCACGTGCTGGAAGAATCCCTCCGGATGCATCATCCAGGAGCAGACAAACGGCCACTCCAGG GTGACATGGGTGGAGCACACCAGATGCCGCGAGTGCGCGGTCCCGTCCATGTACAGGGCGGTGACCGCAAGCGGCCTGGCGTTCGGCGCGAGGCGCTGGGTGGCGACGCTCCAGCTCCAGTGCGAGAGGATGGTCTTCTGGGTGGCGACCAACGTGCCGACCAGGGACAGCAACG GGGTCTCCACACTGGCAGGGAGGAGGAGCGTCCTGAAGCTGGCGCACCGGATGACCTCGAGCCTCTGCCGTGTCATCGGTGGGTCGCGTGGCCTGGCGTGGAGCAGGGCGCCGAGAGCCGGCGCCGGCGACGTCCGGCTGACCTCCCGGACGAACGCCGGCGACCCCGGCGAGCCGCAGGGCCTGATCGCCTGCGCCGTGCTGTCCACGTGGCTCCCCGTCAGCCCGACGTCTCTCCTGGATTTCCTGAGGGACGAATCACGACGGCCCGAG TGGGATGTCACGCTGGCCGGACGAGCCGTGCAACGTCGCGTGAACCTGACCAAGGGGAAGGACCGTTGCAACTGCGTCACCGCCTACGTAAGTTCCAGAGCCGACGAACAGGGCGGCGAGTGGATCGTGCAGGACAGCTGCACCAACCCGTGCGAGTCGATCGTCGCGTACGCGCCGGTCGACGCCGCCGTCCTGCAGCCGGTCATCCGCGGCCACGACTCGAGCGGCGTGGCACTCCTGCCGTGCGGCTTCGCGGTCGTGCCGGACGGGCTGGAGTCCCGGCCCGCGGTGATCACGTCCAGGAAGGAAGACGGGGCGATGGCGGGAGCGGGGTCGCTGGTCACCGTGGCGTTCCAGGTGCTGGccagctcgtcgccggcggccgcgctctcgccggagtcgGCGGAGACCGTGACGAGCCTGGCGTCCTGCACGCTGCGTCGCGTTAAAAAGGCCTTGGGGTGCCAAGACCGCTAA
- the LOC123062120 gene encoding oryzain alpha chain — MRSPPTAVMAVAALLLLLVSLAAAVANTADRELHHRVLAGFKAGHGKKMSEKETRRLFAEWKAKHGRKYSSAREEDRRYAIFKEGLRDADLHKAGFGPDAVFGINMFSDYTDEEWRTLSQGYKPYIPREEPHPHMLPIYICDYGTHGRICVR, encoded by the coding sequence ATGAGGAGCCCCCCAACGGCCGTCATGGCGGTGgcagcgctgctgctgctgctggtatccctggcggcggcggtggcgaacaCGGCGGACAGGGAGTTGCACCATCGGGTCTTGGCGGGGTTTAAGGCAGGGCACGGCAAGAAGATGAGCGAGAAGGAGACCCGGCGGTTGTTTGCCGAGTGGAAGGCCAAGCACGGCAGGAAGTACAGCTCCGCTCGCGAGGAGGATCGCCGTTACGCTATCTTCAAGGAGGGCCTCCGCGACGCCGATCTGCACAAGGCCGGCTTCGGCCCCGACGCAGTTTTCGGCATCAACATGTTCAGCGACTACACCGATGAGGAGTGGAGAACCCTGAGCCAGGGATATAAGCCATATATACCAAGAGAAGAAcctcatccacatatgcttccaatCTATATCTGTGATTATGGCACTCATGGTAGGATATGTGTTCGCTAA